AGTCGCTGATGGGTGAACTCGACGGTGTGAGTCTGCAGGAGATGAAGGACATCGGTGAGCGCAATCCAGGTGCTCTTGGGGATGCACTGAGGCTGATGTCGATACCCAATCTCCAAACCGTCGGAGGCGAGTCCGGAGGCATGAGTCGCCTTCCTGTCGGAGTGCGGACATTGCTGCAGGAAAAGGCATTTCGCACCGACACGACCGTGACGAACGGCCAGTTGAGAACATTCACCGATGTTCCTCGACTGGAGGACTTCAAGGCTCTGAATGGATTGCTCGGCGAAGGCAACCAAGGACTTCGACTTGGCGCCGACATCGATCGCGGACTACTGAAGCAGGCTGCCGAGATCGGCGGGAACATGTCCCCACGGGGAGCCGATACCAACTACGGAAACTACCACCACACCATCGACGCATCGGACCTCAGAGAAACTGTCGATGCGATGTTCCACAATGGTGCGGGCGACCACCAGGCCGTTGCGGACTTCCTCACCGGTGACAACATGGACGTGACTGTCACCGCGGGATCGCACTACAACGCGGATGATCACATCTGGGAAGTGATGACCACGAAATGGGAGCCGGACGAACTCGGAGCGAAATCTGTGATGAATTGGTTCGGGGATTCCGCCGGCGCGCCAGGACACGAAGGCGTCGCCGCCGGGCGGTCGATGGAAGCAGTGTCGGACTTCATCGTTCGGCATGAACACGAGCTGACGAAGTTGGACCTCGGTGACGACCAGTACACAACGTTCGGGCAACGAAACCCGGAGTTAGCTCAGACGATTGCTCGCAGCGCCGCACCGTTCATCGGCAATTACTTCGGACTGCCCGACGACATGCTCGTCAACCACACGGTCGGACCGCTCGGTAAGGAGAGTGACTTCTCCAGCTTGCTCTGTGTCCTCGGTACCGACGGAACGGCGGGCGAGATGATGGTACGTAGTTCGTCTGCGTGGGAGAACCACATCGCGCATGAGTTCGGCGACGACCCTCGCCAGTCAGGTCTGGGCGTCGCGGCTGGCCAGATGCACAGAGCTGTCGAAGCCGGTATCGCCGATCTCGACACTACTCTCACCGACAACCATCAGTGGAACGAGAACGTCGACTTCAACGCGCGCGGCGCGAAGATCGACGGGGTCCTGGCTCTTCTCCAGGGCAGCGGAGTGCCTGGCCTTTCAGACGCGGCGACGATCGCCGGCCCGGCGATCAAGGGTATGGAACTCGGTGACCCACCTGGAGATCCGGGGGAGATCAAGCCGTGGAGTTCGCAGATAGAGAACTACACGGATACTCATCAGCAACTGACCACAGGCGTGCCGAGGTCCTACCTGATGATGGAGCCGTTCTTGGTAGACCATCCTAAGTTAGTTGACAGGAATTGGAATGGCGACGGCAAAGGGCCGATCGACTTCTTCGACTCCAATGGCGAGTTGGATTGGAACACTGTTGTGGAGAACAGGTCTCGGTTTACAGCATTCTACGACCAGAATCTGGGTGTACTCGATGACAACTTCAACGAGAATACGACCTCATTGGTCGGTGGTTCGCAGATCGACTTGTCCAAGGAACCTGAGCCCAACGATGCACGCCGACCGCCGAGCTAACTCGATGCTTCGTATCATCAATATCGGAACAGCAGCTCTCTTAGCTGTCACGCTCACGAGCTGTTCATCAGGACCGGCGAGTGAGAAGGACCAGGTCCCGTCCTCCAGTTCGTCCGTGCAGCCGGATCAGGAGTCGAATCTTAAGCTGAGAACCTCATGGGATGGGGGATCGGCTAGAGTCGACTCACCCGACGCCACATTCCTGCGCGCCGCATTTGAATCCGACTATCGAGTGTGGATCAGCGGTGACTTCGCTGAAGCTTTTCCTGGCTACAGATCAGCTCTTGATGACACCAGGATTCTGAGCACCTACGACAGTGGTGGGGGGTATGACCTGGCATACTCCTACAGTCTTCGATTGCGGATTTCTCGCATCGATGCACAATCTGATGGTTCCGCTCTTGGACGTATCTGCACGATGGAGCGATTGCGCCTCCCAAATCCATCGAACAAGATCACCGAGTCAGGCCCTGGAATGGTGTTCATCCACTACGAGCGCGTCGGGGCTGTGCCTCCAGCACATCAACGCGGCCCAGCCGTGGTTCCCAGCGAGAACGTGTTTGGCGGCTGGAGGATCACAGAGGTCGAACGTTCTTGGGAAAACGGTGATCTGACCAAGCCCGACCCCGCCAAGAGTGCGGACCGATGGACCCGCCACCAGCTTCAGGCCCTTCGCGTCCTGGTTGGCCAGCCCTCGCTGGCAACTAGGGCGGCGTGACGCAGGTGGCAATCGCGCCCCGGCGTGAGCCGCCGTACCACCGCGATCGTCGAGCTATGGAACCAGAACGTATGCACCCGTGCCGTTTCCCTGCGCCACCCGCGGAAGGCCGACGGTGTACGGAATGACTGAGACGAGCGCCAGACCCGAGCCGGTCACGATGTCGCGAGTGACATTCTGCCCGGCCTGCCGCCCGAACGCAGCGAGGATCGGGGTCTGTTTCATAAAGCTGTTTCCGCTGGTCTGATTGATCACCAGCAGAACTCGGCAACGCGGGTTCGTCGTCCACGACGAGCCGTCACCCGTGAACCCGTGCGAGGTGAGCGATACGCGAACCACGCCACGTTTTCCTCTGGGCGCGAACATCTTCAGATTCGCTGCGCCACGACAGGATGCGTGATCTCCGAAGGTGCCGAAGTCCTCGCCGATGGTGGTGAACTTCGGAATCTGGGGTTGGGCCGACGACGAACCGGCGCCCGTCCACGTCATCGCGAGTGCAACAATCGATGTAAGAACGATAGGCAGAGCCCGTTTCATAGGTTCTCTTCTTCTTAGCGCAAACTTTCAGGGGAACCTAGCGGCCCGTTTCCTGTGGCCACGACACTTCACCGCCAGGCACCGCCGACTCGATCTGCCCGCTCCACTGCTTGGTCAAGGCGCGAGCAGAATCCTCACCCTGCTTTGCTGCGCCACTCAGAAGTCCATAGGGCGCCAGAGCCTGTTCGACACTCCACTTTGCCTTCATCCCACCGACATCGAGGCTGACATCGCCCCGTTTGTTCACGATGTACTCGACACCGGGCAGACCGGACTTGCGGGCATCGTCCGACGAGAGCTTGTACTCGAACCGATTGCCATCCGGATTGGGTAGCGGTTTGCTCTTGGGAGCGTTCGGATTTCCTTGCCTCCACGGCTCGCGCGGGTCTGCCCCTGGGTCCCCGGCGCCCAACGCATACGCGAGTGCTCCGCCCGCTGTTCCGCCGATTGCGGCTCCGAGCGTGGCCCCTGCTGCGCCTGCGCCTGCTGCGCCGATGGCGCCACCAGCAAGCAGGCCGATACCCGCTCCAGCGGCTGCGCCGGTACCAATGATGGGAAGCGCGAGTGAACCCCCGGATGCCACGATCAGCGATCCGAACACAACGCTGTTGTAGATCCCTCCGGCGATGGCTCCCACTCCGGTCCCGATCACCGCGCCCCCAGCTGCTCCCAGAACCGCCGCCGGAATCCCCAGTGTGACCGCCCCCGCGGTCCCGCCCGTCATCACACCGATGATCGTCGACGCCGCCTGTCGGGATGCCTCATCCGCCGGCACACCCACCGAGATCAAGCCCTGGGCGATCTTGGCCTCACCGTAGGCCGACCAGGCGTTGACGGAGTTGACGTCTTTGTCGGACATGCCTTTCGGGATGTCGGTGACGAAGTTGCCCACGCGGATCTTCTCCGGCGGAGGCGCGATCGGACGCACCGGGGCCGTCGGCTTCGGCGCGCTCAGCGGACGATTCGGCACTGGGTTGTAGGCGTTGTCGTACGAGGGTGCGGTGTAGGAACCCGGCTCCACATACGGCTGATAGGGCGCCTCCTGCGGCGGACCCGGAATCGAACCCGGCCCAGGCGAATAGATCGGCGCGACCTCGGGTTCGGGCGTGGGCGTGGTGCCGCCCTGTTCCGGCGAACCCGGAATCGGAGTCGGACTCGTGCCGCCCTGCTGCGGGGCGGTGTCACTCGGGCTCGTCCCACCCTGCTCGGGAACGGCATAGGCTGCGCCCGAGCCGACTCCGGCGGCGATGGACGCTGCGAGAGCTGCCGATGCAACGCTCACACGGATGGGGGTGCGACGTCCGGCCGCGTCTATGTGACGGTGTCGTGCTCGACTCTGTGAAGTCGCCATGCGGTCAGTACTTCCTTTGCTGCGGCTGGAGCGTGCTCTCGCCGATTGGGTCACGGAACAATCGTGTAGATCGACGACGCGAACGACTGCGGCGCACCTTTGCCGTCGTGCAGTGGCGCCGTGCCCACCGTCAGGTCGACCAGGCCGGAACCCGTGTACACCTCGCGAACGAACTTCTGTCCCGGCCTTGCTCGGAATGAGACTGGGACAGAGATCCAGCGATAGCCGACGGCGGCGCTGATGACGGCGTAGTTCAACCGGAATCGGCAGTTCGGGTCACGCTTCCAACCGGGACCATTGCCGGTGAACCCGAACGAGGTGACCGTCAGTCGGACGACGCCGCGTTTGCCCTTCGGCGCAACAGTGCCGAGGTTGAGCGAACCACGGCAGAAGTCATGATCACCAACTGTGCCGATGTTCTCGCTGTACTGGATAACCCTCGGCAACTGCGGCTCCGCCGCCACCCTCCCGGCCCCCAGCAGCGACAGACCAGCCGTCGCCATCACACTCGGACCCGAACTCGACACCCCGACACCCGCACCGAGTTGAACCCGCCACGTCAGGACGGATTCACGGGCGCGGTCGAAGCACGGACCTCCGGCGCCGAGGCGCACTGTCTGGCTGAGCTGGTGGTAACCCGGAGGAAGTTCGCCGCCGGTCCCGCCGACCTCCGGATACGTGAAAGGCGCGGCCCGCAGACGTGCTGCGGTGTCGCCGTCGAGCGGACGCCATCGTCGACCCATGTCGCGATTCAACCCCATTCCGCTGGAATGGTCATCCCGGCCTGGTCGTTGAAACGACCGTGGACGAGCCGGATACGGCTCCGGTCCGGAATCGAGGTGCAGAATGACCGCACAGCTGGAGACACCGATTGACGCAGTCGACAGCCACCTGATCCTTCCTGTCGACGACCCCTTCTACGACGCCCCGGACACCCTCGACTCGTTGCGTCCCCGGCGAGATCATCCGCACCCGCCAGGTA
This sequence is a window from Gordonia insulae. Protein-coding genes within it:
- a CDS encoding enoyl-CoA hydratase, producing MKRALPIVLTSIVALAMTWTGAGSSSAQPQIPKFTTIGEDFGTFGDHASCRGAANLKMFAPRGKRGVVRVSLTSHGFTGDGSSWTTNPRCRVLLVINQTSGNSFMKQTPILAAFGRQAGQNVTRDIVTGSGLALVSVIPYTVGLPRVAQGNGTGAYVLVP
- a CDS encoding DUF1990 family protein — encoded protein: MGRRWRPLDGDTAARLRAAPFTYPEVGGTGGELPPGYHQLSQTVRLGAGGPCFDRARESVLTWRVQLGAGVGVSSSGPSVMATAGLSLLGAGRVAAEPQLPRVIQYSENIGTVGDHDFCRGSLNLGTVAPKGKRGVVRLTVTSFGFTGNGPGWKRDPNCRFRLNYAVISAAVGYRWISVPVSFRARPGQKFVREVYTGSGLVDLTVGTAPLHDGKGAPQSFASSIYTIVP